Proteins from one Roseofilum reptotaenium CS-1145 genomic window:
- a CDS encoding DUF4279 domain-containing protein, whose translation MEHKAYCCASFCISSKTITAQEIMNHITIEPTEVAEKGTLLSKRNPKSKRRDTSFWTLDSQLRGEEPLDLQIENLISLIEVDIDALNKIASDCHFEIYCSYFFEYPNSNGMISFDSNLLKRLTAIPIDIAISLYPAEPDEE comes from the coding sequence ATGGAACATAAAGCTTATTGCTGTGCAAGTTTTTGCATCTCTAGCAAGACAATAACAGCACAAGAAATAATGAATCATATTACTATTGAACCAACTGAAGTAGCTGAAAAAGGCACACTTCTTAGTAAGAGAAATCCAAAATCTAAGCGGAGAGATACATCTTTTTGGACGCTGGATAGTCAATTAAGAGGTGAAGAGCCTTTGGATTTACAAATTGAAAACCTAATTTCCCTCATCGAAGTTGATATCGATGCTTTAAATAAAATAGCTTCTGATTGTCATTTTGAAATCTACTGTAGCTATTTTTTTGAATATCCTAATAGTAATGGGATGATTTCTTTTGACTCGAATTTGCTTAAGCGTCTTACTGCTATTCCAATAGATATTGCGATTAGTTTATATCCTGCCGAGCCTGATGAAGAGTAA
- a CDS encoding type II toxin-antitoxin system VapC family toxin: MVINPSAILAIMYAEPEESTFLDLIASDEICLLSAPGYVELSIVLGTRYGEEGRESFDKLLQELSITIVPFSPEQARFAAEAFFKFGKGRHPAKLNMGDCFSSGLVKAMNQPLLFKGNDFIQTDIERVNTHID, encoded by the coding sequence GTGGTTATCAATCCCTCTGCTATCTTAGCCATTATGTATGCCGAACCCGAAGAATCAACATTCCTAGACCTAATTGCCAGTGACGAAATTTGTCTGCTTTCGGCTCCCGGATATGTTGAGCTGTCAATTGTCTTAGGGACGCGATATGGTGAAGAAGGTAGAGAATCTTTTGACAAATTACTCCAAGAATTATCGATAACTATCGTACCCTTTAGTCCGGAGCAAGCTCGGTTTGCGGCTGAGGCTTTCTTCAAATTTGGCAAAGGTCGTCACCCAGCAAAGTTGAATATGGGAGATTGTTTTTCTTCTGGGTTGGTTAAGGCAATGAATCAGCCTTTACTATTCAAAGGGAATGATTTTATCCAAACTGATATTGAGCGAGTTAACACCCATATTGACTAA
- a CDS encoding bifunctional diguanylate cyclase/phosphodiesterase gives MLQRLLANTPLRIILIVPFVVQITAAVSLTAWLSIRNGQKAVDNVADDLWHEIAARTVEHITEYTQIPQGVIADTLAHQQLNLTDLTDIDLLTRYLWHQMQHHKGLFITAVGYETGETVGVGVTKEGQVVIRAIDPGQTQLHTYAVSGQGDRGERISVDNFDLKSRPWYRNAVMAGQLTWTDIYPNHDPPFNILSAVSPLYDTQTKQLIGVTNATLSLWQISNFLEQLEIGRSGQIFIMERTGDLVASSTGEPLSQLDLTVERKTWKRLNALESSNIQVRQTAEHLIEQFGSLRQIQQVERTEFIANGTREIVKITPFSDDLGLDWLIVIVVPESDFMAQIHANTRNTLSLCLGALALATASSILTARWITEPLLRLNQVAKDITQKSLRSTSFPEEMATSRTREVSELSHSFKQMTQQLQESFTVLQESEANFKNLAANVPGAIFHYILYPDGTDKVLYMSAGCYQLWEIEAHIVEANTSILWEMIDPEDLPEMQASIRKSAHTLDRWNWEWRITTPSGRCKWLQGIGQPTQNPDGSVRWHTLILDVSDRKAAEIQLQDLTNRLELATRSAKIGIWDWDVVNNRLLWDERMYELYGIPSGDFCQIYEAWETALHPDDLETSRAALQQALNGEKDFNCEFRIRWPDGTVRHIEAHAIVQRDAEEQPLRMIGVNFDISDRKQAEEQLIYSALHDTLTDLPNRALLTSRLELAIQRAQRSPTYHFAVLFLDLDQFKVINDSLGHLVGDQLLLIVAQKLQSTIRLTDVAARLGGDEFVLLLEQIPDISTVIHIAERLLAEFNRPTPIDGHNIFVTTSIGIVWGTNDYTQASDLLRDADIALYRAKAKGRNRYEIFDAEMHVQAVKRMTLEHDLRMAIDQRELIPYYQPIVDLNTRRLIGFECLIRWQHPMRGFISPTDFIAIAEETGLISTISQWILQSACEQVVTWQHQFPDLEDLRISINLSGQDLRQPTLVEMIRQTLTNTQLPATSLTLEITESLLVENIETTINRLGQLRDLGIRISIDDFGTGYSSLSYLYNLPADYLKIDQSFVGKMHPGDKNYKIVQAVVSMSDQLQLGAIAEGIEMEEQLGWLKALGCELGQGYFFSRPLTPVAATDLLATGRTL, from the coding sequence ATGTTACAGCGCTTGTTAGCCAATACTCCATTAAGAATTATCCTGATTGTTCCTTTTGTTGTACAAATTACAGCAGCAGTTAGTCTAACGGCGTGGCTTTCAATTCGGAATGGACAAAAGGCGGTTGATAATGTTGCTGACGATCTTTGGCACGAGATCGCAGCTCGAACGGTAGAACATATTACTGAATATACCCAGATTCCTCAGGGGGTTATTGCCGATACCCTGGCCCATCAACAGTTGAACCTAACCGATCTAACCGACATAGACCTATTAACTCGGTATCTCTGGCACCAGATGCAGCATCATAAGGGGTTATTTATCACTGCCGTTGGCTATGAAACCGGGGAAACTGTAGGGGTTGGAGTGACAAAAGAGGGGCAAGTGGTGATCCGAGCGATTGACCCTGGCCAAACCCAACTCCATACCTATGCCGTTTCTGGACAAGGTGATCGCGGAGAACGAATAAGCGTCGATAACTTTGACCTCAAGAGTCGTCCCTGGTATCGGAATGCGGTGATGGCTGGACAGTTGACCTGGACAGACATTTACCCAAACCACGATCCGCCCTTCAATATTCTCAGTGCGGTGAGTCCCTTATATGATACACAAACCAAGCAACTGATTGGAGTCACCAACGCCACACTTTCACTCTGGCAAATCAGTAACTTCTTAGAACAGCTCGAGATCGGGCGATCGGGTCAAATTTTTATCATGGAGCGTACAGGCGATTTGGTCGCCTCCTCTACGGGTGAGCCGCTTTCTCAACTCGACCTAACAGTTGAGCGCAAAACGTGGAAGCGATTGAATGCTCTGGAGAGCAGCAATATACAAGTTCGACAAACGGCAGAACATCTCATTGAGCAATTTGGCAGTCTCCGTCAGATTCAACAAGTCGAACGCACTGAATTCATCGCCAATGGAACACGGGAAATTGTGAAGATTACCCCCTTTTCTGACGATTTGGGGTTGGACTGGTTGATTGTCATTGTTGTACCCGAATCTGACTTTATGGCGCAGATTCATGCCAACACCCGTAATACCCTTTCGCTGTGTCTAGGGGCACTAGCCCTAGCGACTGCCTCTAGCATTCTCACAGCTCGCTGGATTACAGAACCGTTGCTGCGGCTCAACCAGGTGGCAAAGGATATTACCCAGAAGTCCTTAAGGTCCACATCGTTCCCAGAAGAAATGGCTACTAGCCGTACCCGTGAAGTGAGTGAGCTAAGTCACTCCTTCAAACAGATGACCCAACAACTCCAGGAGTCCTTTACTGTGTTACAGGAGAGCGAGGCTAACTTCAAAAACCTGGCTGCTAACGTGCCGGGAGCAATATTTCACTACATTTTGTATCCCGATGGCACGGATAAGGTTCTCTATATGAGTGCAGGTTGTTATCAGCTTTGGGAAATTGAAGCCCATATAGTTGAGGCCAACACCAGCATTCTCTGGGAGATGATTGACCCAGAAGATTTGCCTGAGATGCAAGCTTCGATCAGAAAATCTGCCCACACCCTGGACAGGTGGAATTGGGAATGGCGCATTACCACCCCATCGGGTCGCTGCAAATGGCTACAGGGAATCGGTCAACCGACCCAGAATCCAGATGGTTCGGTACGTTGGCATACACTGATTCTGGATGTGAGCGATCGCAAAGCGGCTGAAATCCAACTTCAGGATTTAACCAATCGATTAGAGTTGGCGACTCGATCGGCAAAGATCGGGATTTGGGATTGGGATGTGGTCAATAATCGCCTCCTTTGGGATGAACGTATGTATGAACTCTACGGCATCCCCTCTGGAGACTTCTGTCAAATCTATGAAGCGTGGGAAACGGCACTGCATCCAGACGATTTGGAGACCTCTCGAGCTGCCCTACAACAAGCACTCAATGGGGAGAAAGATTTTAATTGTGAATTCCGAATCCGATGGCCGGATGGCACAGTTCGCCACATTGAAGCCCATGCCATTGTCCAGCGAGATGCTGAAGAGCAACCCCTACGAATGATTGGGGTGAATTTCGATATCAGCGATCGCAAACAGGCAGAAGAACAGTTAATTTATAGTGCCCTTCACGATACCCTCACCGATTTACCCAATCGGGCACTGCTCACCAGTCGATTGGAGTTGGCGATTCAAAGAGCGCAGCGATCGCCCACCTATCATTTTGCCGTGCTGTTCCTCGACTTGGATCAATTCAAGGTGATTAATGACAGCTTGGGGCATCTGGTTGGAGATCAGTTGTTATTGATCGTCGCCCAAAAGCTGCAAAGCACCATTAGACTCACGGATGTAGCCGCTCGTTTGGGAGGAGATGAATTCGTCCTTCTACTCGAACAAATTCCCGACATCTCAACCGTTATCCATATTGCTGAACGCCTATTAGCCGAGTTTAATCGCCCCACTCCCATCGACGGTCATAACATCTTTGTGACGACTAGCATTGGTATTGTTTGGGGCACGAATGATTACACCCAAGCATCCGATCTGCTACGGGATGCTGATATCGCTCTCTATCGAGCCAAAGCTAAAGGTCGCAATCGATACGAAATTTTTGACGCTGAGATGCACGTCCAGGCGGTGAAACGTATGACCCTGGAGCATGACCTACGAATGGCGATCGACCAGCGAGAATTGATCCCTTACTACCAGCCCATCGTCGATCTCAATACACGACGGCTCATTGGGTTTGAATGCCTCATCCGCTGGCAGCACCCCATGCGAGGTTTTATTTCTCCTACCGACTTCATTGCCATTGCCGAAGAAACTGGGCTAATCAGCACCATTAGCCAGTGGATATTGCAGTCAGCCTGTGAGCAAGTGGTGACCTGGCAGCACCAATTCCCAGACCTGGAGGATCTCAGAATCAGTATTAATCTGTCGGGACAAGACTTAAGGCAACCCACTTTGGTAGAAATGATTCGCCAAACACTCACGAATACTCAGTTACCAGCGACCTCATTAACGTTAGAAATTACGGAGAGCCTCTTGGTTGAAAATATCGAAACTACGATCAACCGGCTGGGACAATTAAGAGACTTAGGAATTCGCATCAGTATTGATGATT
- a CDS encoding isocitrate/isopropylmalate family dehydrogenase, translated as MPTQQPTPAIVVMHGDQTGEELLAEALRVLQPGVIGQPLEFIDYDLSLDNRRASNNQVVWDAATVACKTGLALKAATITPETPGDVGSPNAILREALGASVILRTGRRIPQIRPVGGVYSPITIVRMAVDDAYGAKEWRETTETGDEIAWRTSKISRSICRTVAEFTFTHAKRTGAKVFGGPKFTVSATYEGMFKEELDEAAQRYPDVAYQPLLIDATFALLLQNSGEALVIPALNRDGDLLSDMVLQMYGSIAGSESLVMGFDADTLQVKTVMAEAPHGTAPALYGKNIANPMAMILAGAALLTYVKTPAGDRASRSIYESVFEAIYEGKATPDLGGQMTTSEFTDEVIRKVKTKLEVWSTLEST; from the coding sequence ATGCCGACTCAACAACCCACACCTGCGATCGTTGTCATGCATGGCGATCAGACCGGAGAGGAACTTCTAGCTGAGGCTTTACGGGTCTTGCAACCTGGGGTAATTGGCCAACCCCTGGAATTCATCGATTATGATTTGAGTCTAGACAACCGTCGAGCCAGTAACAATCAGGTGGTTTGGGATGCTGCCACTGTTGCCTGTAAGACGGGACTGGCTTTGAAAGCTGCCACCATTACCCCAGAAACGCCAGGTGATGTGGGTAGCCCCAATGCTATCTTGCGAGAAGCCTTGGGAGCCTCGGTTATTTTACGAACTGGGCGACGCATTCCCCAGATTCGACCGGTAGGTGGCGTTTATTCCCCCATTACCATCGTCCGCATGGCCGTAGATGATGCCTATGGTGCGAAGGAATGGCGAGAAACCACGGAAACCGGGGATGAAATTGCTTGGCGCACCTCCAAGATTAGTCGTTCCATTTGCCGAACGGTAGCCGAGTTTACATTTACCCATGCCAAGCGGACAGGGGCTAAAGTTTTTGGCGGGCCAAAATTTACAGTCAGTGCCACCTATGAAGGCATGTTTAAGGAAGAACTCGATGAGGCAGCCCAGCGCTATCCGGATGTCGCGTACCAACCCCTGCTGATTGATGCTACATTTGCGCTCTTGCTACAAAATAGCGGCGAGGCGTTGGTTATCCCCGCTCTCAACCGGGATGGGGACTTACTCTCCGATATGGTATTGCAAATGTATGGCAGTATTGCCGGTTCGGAGAGTTTAGTCATGGGTTTTGATGCCGATACCTTGCAGGTCAAAACGGTGATGGCAGAAGCGCCCCATGGCACAGCTCCTGCTCTCTATGGTAAAAATATTGCCAATCCCATGGCTATGATTTTAGCCGGTGCTGCCCTATTGACCTATGTGAAAACTCCAGCGGGAGATCGCGCCTCACGCTCGATTTATGAGTCGGTCTTTGAAGCCATTTATGAAGGGAAAGCCACCCCGGATCTGGGCGGACAAATGACTACATCTGAGTTTACGGATGAGGTGATTCGCAAAGTTAAGACTAAGCTGGAGGTCTGGTCTACCCTAGAATCTACTTGA
- a CDS encoding Uma2 family endonuclease yields MYDLPSEEVGESGLPDQYHPIQSQLLEQTFQPATYTPEQVFSAMDLNLYYDVENTNRYKRPDWFGVVGVSRLYEQKELRMSYVVWQEEVNPFIVVELLSPSTQREDLGETTRRDLTKPPTKWKVYEQFLRVPYYIVYEREQDYFRAFQLDESGYQELEIGNKELWLEELGLGLRLWQGSHKGIERLWLRFYDESGNLIPTEAEEKDWERQEKDWERQEKEQAQTALQDLRERLIAMGLDPDNLPHNR; encoded by the coding sequence ATGTACGACTTACCAAGTGAAGAAGTAGGAGAATCGGGTTTGCCAGACCAATATCATCCCATACAATCTCAACTGTTAGAGCAAACCTTTCAACCGGCTACCTATACCCCAGAACAGGTATTTTCAGCCATGGATTTGAATCTCTACTACGATGTAGAGAATACCAACAGATACAAACGTCCGGACTGGTTTGGAGTCGTGGGAGTATCTCGATTGTATGAACAGAAAGAATTACGGATGAGTTATGTCGTCTGGCAAGAAGAAGTGAATCCGTTTATCGTGGTGGAACTGTTGTCACCGAGTACGCAACGGGAAGACTTGGGAGAAACGACTCGTAGAGACCTGACAAAACCACCAACAAAATGGAAAGTATACGAACAATTTCTACGCGTCCCATACTATATCGTTTATGAACGAGAACAGGACTATTTTCGAGCTTTTCAATTAGACGAAAGTGGGTATCAAGAGCTAGAGATCGGGAACAAGGAATTATGGTTAGAAGAGTTAGGGTTGGGCTTGAGATTGTGGCAAGGTAGTCATAAAGGAATCGAGCGGTTATGGCTACGTTTTTATGACGAATCGGGGAATTTAATTCCTACAGAAGCAGAGGAAAAAGATTGGGAACGACAGGAAAAAGATTGGGAACGACAGGAAAAAGAACAAGCACAAACCGCATTGCAGGACTTGAGAGAGCGCCTGATTGCTATGGGTTTAGATCCGGATAACCTGCCACATAATCGTTAA
- the lpxB gene encoding lipid-A-disaccharide synthase: MTTIFISTGEVSGDLQGALLVEALHRYGSQHGLDLEILALGGERMAKAGAKLLGQTTGIGSVGLLEALPFVIPTLKIQEQVKRYLRQNPPDVIILIDYMGPNLGIGSYLHRHLPQVPIVYYIAPQVWVWSQNKRDTQRVAEITDLLLAIFPEEAQYFQEHKVNVNWVGHPLIDRMQTFPNRDRARTTLGIREDEMAIALIPASRRQEITYLMPVMFAAAQQIQQKLPDVQFWIPLSLAEFREPIERAIADFGLRATLVEEEAPAVLAGADLAICKSGTVNLELALLDVPQVVMYCLSPLTAWIARHILKLSLPYVSPANLVEMKPIVPEFLQEAATPEAISQTALDLLLNPQIRQETLKGYAQMRQALGEPEVCDRAAQAIFDFWRSGNR; encoded by the coding sequence ATGACCACTATTTTTATCAGTACCGGTGAAGTCTCAGGAGATTTGCAAGGCGCTCTGTTGGTAGAAGCGTTGCACCGTTATGGTTCTCAACACGGTTTGGATCTGGAGATTTTGGCTTTAGGGGGAGAGCGCATGGCTAAGGCTGGAGCAAAATTGTTGGGTCAAACGACAGGAATTGGTTCCGTGGGACTTTTGGAGGCATTGCCTTTTGTGATTCCCACATTGAAGATTCAGGAGCAAGTGAAGCGCTATTTGCGCCAAAATCCTCCAGATGTAATTATTTTGATTGACTATATGGGGCCCAATTTGGGTATTGGCAGCTATTTGCACCGCCATTTGCCCCAAGTGCCGATTGTGTACTATATTGCTCCCCAGGTCTGGGTTTGGTCTCAAAATAAACGCGATACCCAAAGAGTAGCTGAAATTACGGATTTGTTGTTGGCGATTTTCCCAGAAGAAGCACAATATTTTCAGGAACATAAGGTTAATGTCAATTGGGTTGGACATCCTTTAATTGACCGGATGCAAACATTTCCCAACCGCGATCGCGCACGCACTACATTAGGCATCCGAGAAGATGAAATGGCGATCGCCTTAATACCAGCCTCGCGCCGTCAAGAGATCACCTATTTAATGCCGGTGATGTTTGCAGCGGCACAACAGATTCAGCAAAAACTACCAGACGTTCAATTTTGGATTCCCTTGTCTCTGGCAGAGTTTCGAGAACCGATAGAAAGGGCGATCGCCGATTTTGGACTGCGAGCAACCCTCGTTGAGGAGGAAGCTCCCGCCGTTTTAGCCGGTGCAGACTTAGCTATTTGTAAATCGGGTACCGTCAATTTAGAGTTAGCCCTACTCGATGTCCCCCAAGTGGTCATGTATTGCTTAAGTCCCCTCACTGCTTGGATTGCTCGCCATATTCTCAAGCTCTCTTTACCCTATGTCTCCCCCGCCAATTTAGTGGAGATGAAACCCATTGTCCCAGAATTTCTTCAAGAGGCAGCCACTCCCGAAGCCATTAGTCAAACCGCTTTAGATTTATTATTGAATCCCCAGATTCGCCAAGAAACCCTAAAAGGCTATGCCCAAATGCGCCAAGCTTTAGGAGAACCGGAAGTGTGCGATCGCGCTGCTCAAGCCATTTTTGATTTTTGGCGATCAGGGAATAGGTAA